The proteins below are encoded in one region of Kogia breviceps isolate mKogBre1 chromosome 8, mKogBre1 haplotype 1, whole genome shotgun sequence:
- the ZER1 gene encoding protein zer-1 homolog isoform X2, with product MASDTPESLMALCTDFCLRNLAGTLGYLLDKETLRLHPDIFLPSEICDRLVNEYVELVNAACNFEPHESFFSLFSDPRSTRLTRIHLREDLVQDQDLEAIRKQDLVELYLTNCEKLSAKSLQTLRSFSHTLVSLSLFGCANIFYEEENPGGCEDECLVNPTCQVLVKDFTFEGFSRLRFLNLGRMIDGVPVESLLRPLSSLAALDLSGIQTSDAAFLTQWKDSLVSLVLYNMDLSDDHIRVIVQLHKLRHLDISRDRLSSYYKFKLTRKVLSLFVQKLGNLMSLDISGHMILENCSISKMDEDAGQTSIEPSKSSIMPFRALKRPLQFLGLFETSLCRLTHIPAYKVSGDKNEEQVLNAIEAYTEHRPEITSRAINLLFDIARIERCNQLLRALKLVITALKCHKYDKNIQVTGSAALFYLTNSEYRSEQSVRLRRQVIQVVLNGMESYQEVQRNCCLTLCNFSIPEELEFQYRRVNELLLSILNPTRQDESIQRIAVHLCNALVCQVDNDHKEAVGKMGFVVTMLKLIQKKLLDKICDQVMEFSWSALWNITDETPDNCEMFLNFNGMKLFLDCLKEFPEKQELHRNMLGLLGNVAEVKELRPQLMTSQFISVFSNLLESKADGIEVSYNACGVLSHIMFDGPEAWGICEPQREEVEERMWAAIQSWDINSRRNINYRSFEPILRLLPQGISPVSQHWATWALYNLVSVYPDKYCPLLIREGGMPLLRDMIKMATARQETKEMARKVIEHCSNFKEENMDTSR from the exons ATGGCGTCAGACACCCCCGAGTCCCTGATGGCCCTGTGCACTGACTTCTGCCTGCGCAACCTGGCTGGCACCTTGGGCTACCTGCTGGACAAGGAGACTCTGCGGCTCCATCCAGACATCTTCCTGCCCAGCGAGATCTGTGACCGGCTCGTCAACGA GTATGTGGAGCTGGTCAATGCCGCCTGCAACTTCGAGCCGCACGAGAGCTTCTTCAGCCTCTTCTCGGACCCCCGCAGCACCCGCCTCACCCGAATCCACCTCCGCGAGGACCTGGTGCAGGACCAGGACCTGGAAGCCATTCGCAAGCAG GACCTGGTGGAGCTGTACCTGACCAACTGCGAGAAGCTGTCAGCCAAGAGCCTGCAGACGCTGAGGAGCTTCAGCCACACCCTCGTGTCCCTGAGCCTGTTTGGCTGCGCGAACATCTTCTACGAGGAGGAGAACCCGGGGGGCTGTGAGGACGAGTGCCTTGTCAACCCCACCTGTCAGGTGCTGGTCAAGGACTTCACCTTCGAGGGCTTTAGCCGCCTGCGCTTCCTCAATCTGGGCCGCATGATCGACGGGGTCCCCGTGGAGTCCCTGCTGCGGCCGCTTAGCTCGCTGGCCGCCTTGGACCTCTCGGGCATCCAGACGAGCGACGCGGCCTTCCTAACCCAGTGGAAAGACAGCCTGGTGTCCCTTGTGCTCTACAACATGGACCTGTCGGACGACCACATCCGTGTCATTGTCCAGTTGCACAAGCTGCG ACACCTGGACATCTCCCGAGACCGCCTCTCCAGCTACTACAAGTTCAAGCTGACTCGCAAGGTGCTGAGCCTCTTCGTGCAGAAGCTGGGGAACTTGATGTCCCTGGACATCTCTGGCCACATGATCCTGGAGAACTGCAGCATCTCCAAGATGGACGAGGACGCAGGACAGACCAG CATCGAGCCTTCCAAGAGCAGCATCATGCCGTTCCGGGCTCTGAAGAGGCCACTGCAGTTCCTTGGGCTCTTCGAGACCTCCCTGTGCCGCCTCACGCACATTCCGGCCTACAAa GTGAGTGGTGACAAAAACGAGGAACAGGTGCTGAACGCCATCGAGGCCTACACAGAGCACAGGCCGGAGATCACCTCACGGGCCATCAACCTGCTTTTCGACATCGCACGCATTGAACGCTGCAACCAGCTTCTGCGGGCCCTGAAG CTGGTCATCACGGCCCTCAAGTGCCACAAGTACGACAAGAACATCCAGGTGACGGGCAGCGCCGCCCTCTTCTACCTGACCAATTCCGAGTACCGCTCAGAGCAGAGCGTCAGGCTGCGCCGGCAGGTCATCCAGGTGGTGCTGAACGGCATGGAATCCTACCAGGAG GTCCAGCGGAACTGCTGCCTGACCCTCTGCAACTTTAGCATCCCCGAGGAGCTGGAGTTCCAGTACCGCCGAGTCAACGAGCTCCTGCTCAGCATCCTCAACCCCACACGGCAGGACGAGTCGATCCAGCGCATCGCCGTGCACCTGTGCAACGCCCTGGTCTGCCAGGTGGACAACGACCACAAGGAGGCCGTGGGCAAGATGggctttgttgtg ACCATGCTGAAGCTGATTCAGAAGAAGCTGCTGGACAAGATA TGTGATCAGGTGATGGAGTTCTCCTGGAGCGCCCTGTGGAACATCACGGACGAGACTCCCGACAACTGCGAGATGTTCCTTAACTTCAACGGCATGAAGCTCTTCCTGGACTGCCTGAAG GAGTTCCCAGAGAAGCAGGAGCTGCATCGGAATATGCTAGGACTCTTGGGGAATGTGGCAGAGGTGAAGGAGCTACGGCCCCAGCTAATGACTTCCCAATTCATCAGCGTCTTCAG CAACCTGCTGGAGAGCAAGGCCGATGGGATTGAAGTTTCCTACAATGCCTGTGGCGTCCTCTCCCACATCATGTTTGACGGCCCTGAGGCCTGGGGCATCTGTGAACCCCagcgggaggaggtggaggagcgCATGTGGGCTGCCATCCAGAGCTGGGACATCAACTCACGGAGAAATATCAATTACAG GTCATTTGAGCCAATTCTTCGCCTCCTTCCCCAGGGCATCTCACCTGTCAGCCAGCACTGGGCCACCTGGGCCCTGTACAACCTGGTGTCTGTCTACC CGGACAAGTACTGCCCCCTGCTGATCAGAGAAGGCGGGATGCCCCTCCTGAGGGACATGATCAAGATGGCAACGGCGCGGCAGGAGACCAAGGAAATGGCCCG CAAGGTGATTGAGCACTGCAGTAACTTTAAAGAGGAGAACATGGACACGTCCAGATAG
- the ZER1 gene encoding protein zer-1 homolog isoform X1 — protein MASDTPESLMALCTDFCLRNLAGTLGYLLDKETLRLHPDIFLPSEICDRLVNEYVELVNAACNFEPHESFFSLFSDPRSTRLTRIHLREDLVQDQDLEAIRKQDLVELYLTNCEKLSAKSLQTLRSFSHTLVSLSLFGCANIFYEEENPGGCEDECLVNPTCQVLVKDFTFEGFSRLRFLNLGRMIDGVPVESLLRPLSSLAALDLSGIQTSDAAFLTQWKDSLVSLVLYNMDLSDDHIRVIVQLHKLRHLDISRDRLSSYYKFKLTRKVLSLFVQKLGNLMSLDISGHMILENCSISKMDEDAGQTSIEPSKSSIMPFRALKRPLQFLGLFETSLCRLTHIPAYKVSGDKNEEQVLNAIEAYTEHRPEITSRAINLLFDIARIERCNQLLRALKLVITALKCHKYDKNIQVTGSAALFYLTNSEYRSEQSVRLRRQVIQVVLNGMESYQEVTVQRNCCLTLCNFSIPEELEFQYRRVNELLLSILNPTRQDESIQRIAVHLCNALVCQVDNDHKEAVGKMGFVVTMLKLIQKKLLDKICDQVMEFSWSALWNITDETPDNCEMFLNFNGMKLFLDCLKEFPEKQELHRNMLGLLGNVAEVKELRPQLMTSQFISVFSNLLESKADGIEVSYNACGVLSHIMFDGPEAWGICEPQREEVEERMWAAIQSWDINSRRNINYRSFEPILRLLPQGISPVSQHWATWALYNLVSVYPDKYCPLLIREGGMPLLRDMIKMATARQETKEMARKVIEHCSNFKEENMDTSR, from the exons ATGGCGTCAGACACCCCCGAGTCCCTGATGGCCCTGTGCACTGACTTCTGCCTGCGCAACCTGGCTGGCACCTTGGGCTACCTGCTGGACAAGGAGACTCTGCGGCTCCATCCAGACATCTTCCTGCCCAGCGAGATCTGTGACCGGCTCGTCAACGA GTATGTGGAGCTGGTCAATGCCGCCTGCAACTTCGAGCCGCACGAGAGCTTCTTCAGCCTCTTCTCGGACCCCCGCAGCACCCGCCTCACCCGAATCCACCTCCGCGAGGACCTGGTGCAGGACCAGGACCTGGAAGCCATTCGCAAGCAG GACCTGGTGGAGCTGTACCTGACCAACTGCGAGAAGCTGTCAGCCAAGAGCCTGCAGACGCTGAGGAGCTTCAGCCACACCCTCGTGTCCCTGAGCCTGTTTGGCTGCGCGAACATCTTCTACGAGGAGGAGAACCCGGGGGGCTGTGAGGACGAGTGCCTTGTCAACCCCACCTGTCAGGTGCTGGTCAAGGACTTCACCTTCGAGGGCTTTAGCCGCCTGCGCTTCCTCAATCTGGGCCGCATGATCGACGGGGTCCCCGTGGAGTCCCTGCTGCGGCCGCTTAGCTCGCTGGCCGCCTTGGACCTCTCGGGCATCCAGACGAGCGACGCGGCCTTCCTAACCCAGTGGAAAGACAGCCTGGTGTCCCTTGTGCTCTACAACATGGACCTGTCGGACGACCACATCCGTGTCATTGTCCAGTTGCACAAGCTGCG ACACCTGGACATCTCCCGAGACCGCCTCTCCAGCTACTACAAGTTCAAGCTGACTCGCAAGGTGCTGAGCCTCTTCGTGCAGAAGCTGGGGAACTTGATGTCCCTGGACATCTCTGGCCACATGATCCTGGAGAACTGCAGCATCTCCAAGATGGACGAGGACGCAGGACAGACCAG CATCGAGCCTTCCAAGAGCAGCATCATGCCGTTCCGGGCTCTGAAGAGGCCACTGCAGTTCCTTGGGCTCTTCGAGACCTCCCTGTGCCGCCTCACGCACATTCCGGCCTACAAa GTGAGTGGTGACAAAAACGAGGAACAGGTGCTGAACGCCATCGAGGCCTACACAGAGCACAGGCCGGAGATCACCTCACGGGCCATCAACCTGCTTTTCGACATCGCACGCATTGAACGCTGCAACCAGCTTCTGCGGGCCCTGAAG CTGGTCATCACGGCCCTCAAGTGCCACAAGTACGACAAGAACATCCAGGTGACGGGCAGCGCCGCCCTCTTCTACCTGACCAATTCCGAGTACCGCTCAGAGCAGAGCGTCAGGCTGCGCCGGCAGGTCATCCAGGTGGTGCTGAACGGCATGGAATCCTACCAGGAGGTGACG GTCCAGCGGAACTGCTGCCTGACCCTCTGCAACTTTAGCATCCCCGAGGAGCTGGAGTTCCAGTACCGCCGAGTCAACGAGCTCCTGCTCAGCATCCTCAACCCCACACGGCAGGACGAGTCGATCCAGCGCATCGCCGTGCACCTGTGCAACGCCCTGGTCTGCCAGGTGGACAACGACCACAAGGAGGCCGTGGGCAAGATGggctttgttgtg ACCATGCTGAAGCTGATTCAGAAGAAGCTGCTGGACAAGATA TGTGATCAGGTGATGGAGTTCTCCTGGAGCGCCCTGTGGAACATCACGGACGAGACTCCCGACAACTGCGAGATGTTCCTTAACTTCAACGGCATGAAGCTCTTCCTGGACTGCCTGAAG GAGTTCCCAGAGAAGCAGGAGCTGCATCGGAATATGCTAGGACTCTTGGGGAATGTGGCAGAGGTGAAGGAGCTACGGCCCCAGCTAATGACTTCCCAATTCATCAGCGTCTTCAG CAACCTGCTGGAGAGCAAGGCCGATGGGATTGAAGTTTCCTACAATGCCTGTGGCGTCCTCTCCCACATCATGTTTGACGGCCCTGAGGCCTGGGGCATCTGTGAACCCCagcgggaggaggtggaggagcgCATGTGGGCTGCCATCCAGAGCTGGGACATCAACTCACGGAGAAATATCAATTACAG GTCATTTGAGCCAATTCTTCGCCTCCTTCCCCAGGGCATCTCACCTGTCAGCCAGCACTGGGCCACCTGGGCCCTGTACAACCTGGTGTCTGTCTACC CGGACAAGTACTGCCCCCTGCTGATCAGAGAAGGCGGGATGCCCCTCCTGAGGGACATGATCAAGATGGCAACGGCGCGGCAGGAGACCAAGGAAATGGCCCG CAAGGTGATTGAGCACTGCAGTAACTTTAAAGAGGAGAACATGGACACGTCCAGATAG